A genomic stretch from Acidobacteriota bacterium includes:
- the recJ gene encoding single-stranded-DNA-specific exonuclease RecJ, translated as MTDRAEWLPASTPEHASALESPGIPAWMAELLARRGVADAAEAARFLNPSLDHLHDPFLLAGLDEAADRLVLARDAGEAVAIVGDYDVDGVSATALLLAVLRACGLTAHEILPHRLKEGYGFQPVHVEKAVELGCSVIVTVDCGVSSTDAIDAASEREVDVIITDHHLPGEELPPSAVLVNPRQEGCEYPFPDLAGVGLAFKLALGVAERCGRQVPIEALLRIACLGTIADLVPLTGENRVIAALGLAELGRTPSPGLQALFKVAGIKPPFDASDVGFRIGPRLNAAGRLDDAASALELLLARDRRRAQQLAEELDRWNRSRQAEERRVFEEALERLRQRDPLPAIAVAWDATWHKGVLGIAAGRIARELHRPTLLLAEEEDRAVGSGRSVPGIEIHRFLSAWQERLTRFGGHAQAVGMTVPLAALADLRAEWEAKAEEDWPEDLLRPRHRYELELPTEAVDGSFLARLEALEPFGQSNSRPLLRVGPMELVGAPRIFGKENDHLSAVARGEDGGRLELIGWRWRDRKGELETAFEALGYLERDRYRNGPVLRLIDVRPAAFHG; from the coding sequence ATGACTGACCGCGCGGAGTGGCTGCCGGCTTCCACACCGGAGCACGCCTCGGCGCTGGAATCTCCGGGAATCCCTGCCTGGATGGCGGAGCTGCTGGCACGGCGCGGGGTGGCGGACGCCGCCGAGGCCGCACGCTTTCTCAATCCCTCCCTCGATCATCTACACGATCCCTTTCTCCTCGCCGGCCTCGATGAGGCGGCGGACCGGCTGGTGCTGGCGCGGGATGCCGGCGAAGCGGTCGCCATCGTCGGCGACTACGACGTCGACGGCGTGTCCGCCACGGCGCTCTTGCTGGCGGTGCTGCGGGCTTGCGGCCTGACCGCCCACGAGATCCTGCCGCACCGGCTGAAGGAGGGCTATGGCTTCCAGCCGGTGCACGTCGAAAAGGCGGTGGAGCTGGGCTGCTCGGTGATCGTGACGGTGGACTGCGGGGTATCGTCGACGGACGCCATCGACGCCGCCAGCGAGCGGGAGGTCGACGTGATCATCACCGACCATCACCTGCCCGGCGAGGAACTGCCGCCGTCGGCGGTGCTGGTCAATCCCCGGCAGGAGGGCTGTGAGTACCCGTTTCCGGACCTCGCCGGGGTGGGTTTGGCCTTCAAGCTGGCCCTGGGCGTGGCGGAGCGTTGCGGGCGGCAGGTTCCCATCGAGGCGCTGCTGCGCATCGCCTGCCTCGGCACCATCGCGGATCTGGTGCCCCTCACCGGCGAAAACCGGGTGATCGCCGCCCTCGGACTGGCGGAGCTGGGACGCACGCCGTCGCCGGGGCTCCAGGCCTTGTTCAAGGTGGCGGGGATCAAGCCGCCCTTCGACGCCTCGGACGTCGGCTTCCGCATCGGTCCCCGGCTCAACGCCGCCGGTCGCCTGGACGACGCCGCCAGCGCCCTGGAGCTATTGCTTGCCCGCGACCGCCGTCGTGCCCAGCAGTTGGCCGAAGAACTGGACCGCTGGAATCGCTCCCGCCAGGCAGAGGAGCGGCGGGTCTTCGAAGAGGCCCTGGAGCGCCTGCGGCAGCGCGATCCCCTGCCGGCCATCGCCGTGGCCTGGGACGCCACCTGGCACAAGGGGGTGCTCGGCATCGCCGCCGGCCGCATCGCCCGGGAACTGCACCGGCCGACGCTGCTGCTGGCGGAAGAGGAAGATCGCGCGGTGGGGTCCGGCCGCAGCGTGCCGGGCATCGAGATCCACCGCTTCCTCTCCGCCTGGCAGGAGCGCCTGACCCGTTTCGGCGGCCACGCCCAGGCGGTGGGCATGACGGTACCCCTCGCCGCCCTCGCAGACCTGCGCGCGGAGTGGGAAGCGAAGGCCGAAGAGGACTGGCCGGAGGACCTGCTGCGGCCGCGCCATCGCTACGAGCTGGAACTCCCTACGGAGGCGGTGGACGGATCGTTCCTCGCTCGCCTCGAAGCGCTGGAGCCTTTCGGCCAGAGCAATTCGCGGCCCCTGTTGCGGGTCGGCCCGATGGAGCTGGTCGGCGCGCCACGCATCTTCGGCAAGGAGAACGATCACCTGTCCGCCGTCGCCCGCGGCGAGGACGGCGGACGGCTCGAGCTGATCGGCTGGCGGTGGCGCGACCGCAAGGGGGAGCTGGAGACCGCCTTCGAGGCGCTGGGCTATCTGGAGCGCGACCGCTATCGCAACGGTCCGGTCCTGCGGTTGATCGACGTGCGCCCGGCGGCCTTCCACGGCTGA
- a CDS encoding tyrosinase family protein → MRFKATLRRVICGFAIGATFFSGQALAVSDLFIRDTPTDNGMEPYSGPGPIYLSPDIWVRHEPDPNHDPYPFPTASPPWTPAGHQNPEYRDSKTGRPNYVYVRIHNRGDQPSLGTERLRLYQSKASTGLSWPAQWVDNVQFACGADRLMGIEVTKPRINAKAASSAERDAYRDALIDIATDSQFQYSDGVQYWQKQNPIHAGMGNPEHGNPAFLPWHRELLSRYEERMREANPLVTLMYWDWQEDPRTGNNIFTTGLTGFMGEANGTVGDPLTPLQPPTLTRNVAGTTSFFCPGFDSDTSILSNGNYPNLADDIEQVPNHDCAHGYIGGFTGGGQISFLNTAVHDPFFFFLHGNVDRLWAKWQREGALPARLDPVAVYGSDSSNVRINADMSPWDGDTGMPPWTGAAAYSKTSKHSSVVYPPIYDDAPLNIPVLQPDESVILEIPWYPPNVNDFDCAGQAGHFCLLARIETSTTFPFGMTVAEGTSVGTNTVNNNNVAWKNLTIVDDLDDPAALRLTSGTTVRNFLKQDAVFELLLIDRTEKRRSYLPQVADLDLILPADVLSRIDQRDLRDLRVSPNREGTDVLRVVGQEPRLTVPLKPNEFFTAEFSVDLTGDDIAEELQKELFHFDLEQHLVKPGSDSRPEIGGVRFTFDFAKIQRDLNTGHVEPVGLRMRLVPAERRLLAAEVAEKIQHLSVGEPVRVDVRGQHLDARPSGKLRLEVDGKQVTERTGEINEVLVFDEPGVHTIVTREIDKSGEVVVARSRVLVSESIPPNAVILSPGVATHVRLGETVEIEVDTEPAFGREVRTVSLYVKQDDAFVTGLNLVASKAYDPIASVEGGGPQTFRFTPKQPGMYMFQIGAVDDNGVVGVSGHTSIHVSR, encoded by the coding sequence ATGCGGTTCAAAGCCACTCTCCGCCGCGTCATCTGCGGCTTCGCGATAGGCGCCACCTTCTTCTCGGGCCAGGCCCTGGCGGTGTCGGATCTCTTCATCCGAGACACCCCGACGGACAACGGCATGGAGCCATACTCGGGCCCGGGGCCGATCTACCTCAGCCCCGATATCTGGGTGCGCCATGAGCCCGACCCCAACCACGACCCCTACCCCTTCCCGACGGCGTCACCACCGTGGACACCGGCCGGGCACCAGAATCCCGAGTACCGGGACAGCAAGACCGGGCGACCGAACTACGTTTACGTCCGCATCCACAACCGCGGCGACCAGCCGTCCCTCGGGACGGAGCGGCTGCGCCTCTACCAGTCGAAGGCCAGCACGGGCCTCTCCTGGCCGGCGCAGTGGGTCGACAACGTGCAGTTTGCCTGCGGCGCGGATCGGCTGATGGGGATCGAGGTCACCAAGCCCCGCATCAACGCCAAAGCCGCCAGTTCCGCGGAGCGCGACGCCTACCGCGACGCTCTCATCGACATCGCCACGGATAGTCAGTTCCAGTACTCCGACGGCGTTCAGTACTGGCAGAAGCAGAACCCGATCCACGCCGGCATGGGCAATCCCGAGCACGGCAACCCGGCGTTCCTGCCGTGGCACCGCGAACTGCTGTCGCGCTACGAGGAGCGAATGCGCGAGGCGAACCCGCTGGTCACCCTGATGTACTGGGACTGGCAGGAAGACCCCCGCACCGGCAACAACATTTTCACCACCGGCCTGACCGGCTTCATGGGCGAGGCAAACGGTACCGTGGGCGACCCGTTGACGCCCCTCCAGCCGCCGACCCTGACCCGCAACGTCGCGGGTACCACCAGCTTCTTCTGCCCGGGATTCGACAGCGACACTTCGATTCTGAGCAACGGCAACTATCCGAACCTCGCGGACGACATTGAGCAAGTGCCGAACCACGACTGCGCCCACGGCTACATCGGCGGTTTCACCGGGGGAGGACAGATCAGCTTCCTGAACACCGCGGTGCACGACCCGTTCTTTTTCTTTCTGCACGGCAATGTGGACCGGCTGTGGGCGAAGTGGCAGCGCGAAGGTGCTCTGCCGGCAAGGCTCGATCCGGTGGCGGTGTACGGCTCGGACTCGTCGAATGTCCGAATCAACGCAGACATGAGCCCGTGGGACGGCGACACCGGCATGCCCCCCTGGACCGGCGCTGCCGCCTACAGCAAGACGTCGAAGCACAGCTCCGTGGTGTACCCGCCGATCTACGACGACGCGCCCCTCAACATCCCGGTCCTGCAGCCGGACGAGTCGGTGATCCTGGAGATCCCCTGGTATCCGCCCAACGTCAATGACTTCGACTGCGCCGGTCAGGCGGGGCACTTCTGCCTGCTGGCGCGGATTGAAACGTCGACCACCTTTCCCTTCGGCATGACCGTGGCCGAAGGCACCAGCGTCGGAACCAATACCGTCAACAACAACAACGTCGCCTGGAAGAACCTGACCATTGTCGACGACCTCGACGATCCGGCGGCGCTGCGCCTGACTTCCGGCACCACGGTACGCAACTTCCTCAAACAGGATGCCGTTTTCGAGCTGCTGCTCATCGACCGCACGGAAAAGCGGCGGTCGTACCTGCCGCAGGTCGCGGACCTGGACCTGATCCTGCCGGCCGATGTCCTGTCCCGCATTGACCAGCGCGATCTGCGAGACCTGCGAGTGTCCCCGAACCGCGAGGGCACCGACGTTCTGCGAGTCGTCGGACAGGAACCCCGGCTTACCGTCCCGCTAAAGCCGAACGAGTTCTTTACCGCCGAGTTCTCGGTTGACCTGACCGGCGATGACATAGCCGAAGAGCTACAGAAGGAGCTCTTTCACTTCGATCTCGAACAGCATCTGGTCAAACCCGGGAGCGATAGCCGGCCGGAGATCGGCGGGGTGAGATTCACCTTCGATTTCGCCAAGATCCAGCGGGACCTGAACACCGGGCACGTCGAGCCCGTCGGCCTGCGGATGCGGCTCGTACCCGCCGAACGCCGGCTGCTCGCCGCCGAGGTCGCAGAGAAGATCCAGCACCTTTCCGTCGGAGAGCCCGTCCGGGTCGATGTCCGCGGGCAGCATCTCGATGCCCGGCCGAGCGGTAAGCTGCGTCTCGAAGTCGACGGCAAGCAGGTCACCGAGCGGACCGGTGAGATCAACGAAGTCCTGGTCTTCGACGAGCCCGGCGTGCACACCATCGTCACCCGCGAGATCGACAAGAGCGGGGAAGTGGTGGTGGCCCGCTCGCGGGTGCTGGTGAGCGAAAGCATCCCACCCAATGCGGTGATCTTGAGCCCCGGGGTCGCCACCCACGTGCGACTCGGGGAGACCGTCGAGATCGAGGTCGATACGGAGCCCGCCTTCGGCCGAGAAGTGCGGACCGTGTCGCTCTACGTCAAACAGGATGACGCCTTTGTCACCGGTCTCAACCTGGTGGCCTCGAAGGCCTACGACCCGATCGCCAGCGTCGAGGGCGGAGGTCCCCAGACCTTCCGCTTCACCCCGAAGCAGCCGGGAATGTACATGTTCCAGATCGGAGCCGTGGACGACAACGGCGTAGTGGGAGTCTCCGGGCACACCAGCATCCACGTCAGCCGCTAG
- a CDS encoding LptA/OstA family protein — translation MASPTSSYFSRLRRLVLLLGLVLLAALVWLFAAGRSSDELPVASPTEEATAGPSGDTTLLGEGFEFTQSEKDRKVFHIAGESVRVRDGQKVLLDGVHLTFFDEDQVAYHVFADEANFDYGTRDARLTGNVRLSGPEGMTLTCDGLLLKNRGRLAESISPVVFTLGGVYQGRGDRLRVLFPQDLLTLSGNVRLTGQQEVAPIILTAQNLYLERPRQQIRATGNVILKQGPNLLRGGRVNAFLSEDESRLTFLRARWDVSGHWLPASTPAVASGELPTDLRFTGRSVSVVMNEAGTEPASIELEGTPVERATLISRSTAGTIQTLDASYLVARFQGPAGRYVEAFGRPHLVETLVGDDNTPLRQIDGDRLRATFDVEGELRELTAGPDVVLKDPTTEATGDRLVYSEEGAAAELFGEPAVALSERGRLEAPRLTYNRTNGLLHADGGVVCEFENSEELGFGDTPLGGGEEEGPVRVESAEAFFRDEPRAAMFRGKARAWRGSSLLLADELRVDAEPQGGGDVLTGRGSVKTLWVDSASGQAPVEVTSRQVEYRQAAGELRYRGQVRTQQGGRTLACRALDLALTESGEAESMTCVDNVRLVDPASDHRAEGSRAYYDLVAKTIDLRGDPAKLIKGDGAEVEGRRVVYDIEGGRGRVMATDESQPTAPVVPTDAVADGTGGEGER, via the coding sequence ATGGCGTCCCCTACCTCCAGCTATTTTTCGCGCTTGCGCCGCTTGGTCCTCCTTCTGGGACTGGTGTTGCTGGCCGCCCTGGTTTGGCTCTTCGCAGCGGGCCGCAGCAGCGATGAGCTGCCCGTCGCTTCACCGACGGAAGAGGCCACGGCGGGACCCTCCGGCGACACCACCCTCCTCGGCGAAGGCTTCGAGTTCACCCAGAGCGAGAAGGACCGCAAGGTCTTCCACATCGCCGGCGAGTCGGTGCGGGTGCGAGACGGCCAGAAAGTATTGCTGGACGGGGTCCATCTGACCTTTTTCGATGAGGATCAGGTGGCCTACCACGTGTTCGCCGACGAGGCGAACTTCGACTACGGCACCCGCGATGCGCGTCTCACAGGCAATGTGCGCCTGAGCGGCCCGGAGGGCATGACCCTCACCTGCGACGGCCTACTGCTCAAGAACCGCGGTCGTCTGGCGGAGAGCATCAGCCCCGTGGTGTTCACCCTCGGCGGCGTCTACCAGGGCCGGGGCGACCGCCTGCGGGTGCTGTTCCCACAGGACCTCCTGACCCTCTCCGGCAACGTCCGCCTGACCGGCCAGCAGGAAGTGGCGCCGATCATTCTCACCGCGCAGAACCTGTACCTGGAGCGGCCCCGGCAGCAGATTCGAGCCACCGGCAACGTGATTCTCAAGCAGGGACCCAATCTGCTGCGCGGCGGTCGGGTGAACGCCTTTCTCTCGGAAGACGAATCGCGCCTGACCTTCCTGCGCGCCCGCTGGGACGTCTCCGGTCACTGGCTGCCGGCCAGCACCCCCGCCGTCGCCTCCGGCGAACTGCCGACGGACCTTCGCTTCACCGGCCGCAGCGTGTCGGTAGTGATGAACGAAGCCGGCACCGAGCCGGCGAGCATCGAGCTGGAAGGCACTCCGGTGGAGCGCGCCACCCTCATCTCCCGCAGCACCGCCGGTACCATCCAGACCCTCGACGCCTCGTACCTGGTGGCGCGTTTCCAGGGACCCGCTGGACGCTACGTGGAAGCCTTCGGCCGCCCGCATCTGGTGGAAACCCTCGTCGGCGACGACAACACCCCGCTACGGCAGATCGACGGAGACCGGTTGCGGGCCACCTTCGACGTCGAGGGCGAGCTGCGCGAGTTGACCGCCGGCCCGGACGTGGTGCTCAAAGACCCCACCACCGAGGCCACCGGCGACCGGCTGGTCTACAGCGAGGAAGGCGCCGCGGCGGAACTCTTCGGTGAGCCGGCGGTCGCCCTTTCCGAACGCGGTCGGCTCGAAGCGCCGCGTTTGACCTACAACCGCACCAACGGTCTGCTGCACGCCGATGGCGGCGTGGTCTGCGAGTTCGAGAATTCCGAGGAACTGGGTTTTGGGGACACGCCTCTCGGCGGCGGCGAAGAGGAGGGGCCGGTGCGGGTGGAGTCCGCCGAAGCCTTCTTCCGCGACGAGCCCCGGGCGGCGATGTTCCGCGGCAAGGCCCGCGCCTGGCGGGGCAGCAGCTTATTGCTCGCCGACGAGTTGCGGGTGGATGCGGAGCCGCAGGGCGGCGGCGACGTGCTGACCGGCCGCGGTTCCGTCAAGACCTTGTGGGTGGACTCCGCCTCTGGGCAGGCGCCGGTGGAAGTGACCTCGCGCCAGGTCGAGTACCGGCAAGCTGCGGGCGAGTTGCGCTACCGCGGCCAGGTGCGAACCCAGCAAGGCGGCCGCACCCTGGCCTGCCGCGCCCTCGACCTGGCCCTGACGGAGTCCGGCGAAGCGGAATCGATGACCTGTGTGGACAACGTGCGGCTGGTCGACCCGGCGAGCGATCACCGCGCCGAGGGCTCCCGGGCCTACTATGATCTGGTGGCGAAGACCATCGACTTGCGCGGCGATCCGGCGAAGCTGATCAAGGGAGACGGCGCGGAGGTCGAAGGCAGGCGGGTGGTCTATGACATCGAGGGCGGTCGCGGACGGGTGATGGCGACGGACGAATCGCAGCCCACGGCGCCGGTCGTGCCGACGGATGCAGTAGCCGATGGAACCGGCGGAGAAGGGGAGCGATGA
- the lptB gene encoding LPS export ABC transporter ATP-binding protein: MSGERPTKVLRTESLRKVYRARAVVEDVSIEVGPGEIVGLLGPNGAGKTTTFYMVVGLTPPDAGQVFLGDDEITDLPMYLRAQRGISYLPQEPSIFRKMSVEDNLRCIFETLDLAHAEQERRIDQLIQEFGLAKVRKSPGYALSGGERRRVEIARALVINPWYILLDEPFAGIDPIAVLDIQGIIRHLKTMGIGILITDHNVRETLKITDRAYIINSGGILRSGAPDDLSRDPQVRKIYLGEEFQL, translated from the coding sequence ATGAGCGGTGAGCGGCCGACCAAGGTGCTGCGGACGGAGAGCCTGCGCAAGGTCTACCGCGCCCGGGCGGTGGTCGAGGACGTCTCTATCGAGGTGGGTCCCGGCGAGATCGTCGGCCTGCTGGGGCCCAACGGCGCCGGCAAGACCACCACCTTCTACATGGTGGTAGGCCTGACCCCGCCGGACGCCGGCCAGGTGTTTCTGGGCGACGACGAGATCACCGACCTGCCGATGTACTTGCGCGCCCAGCGCGGCATCAGCTACCTGCCACAGGAGCCGTCGATTTTTCGCAAGATGAGCGTCGAGGACAATCTGCGCTGCATCTTCGAGACCCTCGACCTGGCGCATGCCGAGCAGGAGCGCCGTATCGACCAGTTGATCCAAGAGTTCGGACTCGCCAAGGTTCGCAAGAGCCCCGGCTATGCCCTCTCCGGCGGTGAGCGGCGGCGGGTGGAGATTGCCCGGGCGCTGGTGATCAACCCCTGGTACATCCTGCTGGACGAACCCTTCGCCGGCATCGACCCCATCGCCGTGCTCGACATCCAGGGTATTATTCGGCACCTGAAAACGATGGGCATCGGAATCTTGATCACGGACCATAACGTGCGGGAAACATTGAAAATAACTGATCGCGCTTATATCATCAACAGCGGTGGCATCCTGCGTTCCGGAGCCCCCGACGACCTCTCCCGGGACCCCCAAGTGCGCAAGATCTACCTGGGTGAGGAGTTCCAGCTCTGA
- the rpoN gene encoding RNA polymerase factor sigma-54: protein MALEQKLSLKLSQKLVMTPSLQQAIKLLQMTRMELETLVTQELVENPVLEDMEIRQEAEDKKEAEAEEAKEGQVEEGDSIENIDLDAFFGETWESGGYPSMREHREDFRPENNLTVEPDLYDHLLWQLHMAETEPIEREIAEVIIGNLNPEGFLVATLEELCDSGFERDDEGYREEDVLAALDRVRSFDPPGIACRDLRESLLLQLQRQEEGEDSLAYQMVRDHWQAFLKRQFPAIAKTLGVALQELKPAVDRIKSLETRPGRRFGNERAHYIEPDVHVHRVSGEYVIQINDDGLPRLRVSRAYRSMLQKMKHDSSQTEAKQYIKEKMRSALWLIKSLDQRQRTIYKVANSIVAQQREFLEHGIDHLRPMVLRDVAEDIGMHESTVSRVVSNKYIHTPRGVFPMKFFFHSGIDREYGENISSLTVKRKIQHMIDAEDPKKPLSDSELMRVLNREGIQIARRTVAKYRDELSIPSSTERKKIF from the coding sequence ATGGCGCTAGAGCAAAAGCTATCGCTCAAGCTGTCGCAAAAGCTGGTGATGACGCCGTCGCTCCAGCAGGCGATCAAGCTTCTGCAGATGACGCGCATGGAGCTGGAGACCCTGGTCACCCAGGAGCTGGTGGAGAATCCGGTCCTCGAAGATATGGAGATCCGCCAGGAAGCCGAGGACAAGAAAGAGGCCGAGGCCGAAGAGGCCAAGGAGGGGCAGGTCGAAGAGGGCGACTCGATCGAAAACATCGATCTCGATGCCTTCTTCGGCGAAACCTGGGAGAGCGGCGGCTATCCCTCGATGCGAGAGCACCGCGAGGACTTCCGGCCGGAAAACAACCTCACCGTCGAGCCGGACCTCTACGATCACCTCCTGTGGCAGCTCCACATGGCCGAGACGGAACCCATCGAACGGGAAATCGCCGAGGTGATTATCGGCAATCTCAATCCTGAGGGCTTTCTGGTCGCCACCCTCGAGGAGCTCTGCGACTCCGGCTTCGAACGGGACGACGAGGGTTACCGGGAAGAAGATGTGCTGGCGGCCCTCGATCGAGTACGCTCCTTCGACCCGCCCGGCATCGCCTGTCGGGATCTGCGGGAGAGCTTGCTGCTTCAGCTCCAGCGGCAGGAGGAAGGCGAAGATTCGCTGGCCTACCAAATGGTGCGCGATCACTGGCAGGCTTTCCTCAAGCGCCAGTTCCCGGCCATCGCCAAGACCCTCGGGGTGGCTCTCCAGGAGCTCAAGCCGGCGGTCGACCGCATCAAGAGCCTGGAAACCCGGCCGGGCCGGCGCTTCGGCAATGAGCGAGCCCACTACATCGAGCCGGACGTCCATGTGCACCGGGTCAGCGGCGAGTACGTCATCCAGATCAACGATGACGGCCTGCCGCGGCTGCGGGTGAGCCGGGCCTACCGCTCGATGCTCCAAAAGATGAAGCACGATTCCTCGCAGACCGAGGCCAAGCAGTACATCAAGGAGAAGATGCGCTCCGCCCTGTGGCTGATCAAGAGCCTCGACCAGAGACAGCGCACCATCTACAAGGTCGCCAACTCGATCGTCGCCCAGCAGCGGGAGTTTCTGGAGCACGGCATCGATCACCTGCGTCCGATGGTCTTGCGGGACGTGGCCGAAGACATCGGCATGCACGAATCCACCGTCAGCCGAGTGGTATCGAACAAGTACATCCACACGCCGCGAGGCGTCTTCCCGATGAAGTTCTTCTTCCACAGCGGCATTGACCGGGAGTACGGCGAAAACATTTCGTCGCTCACTGTCAAGCGCAAGATCCAGCACATGATTGACGCGGAAGACCCAAAGAAACCGCTGTCCGACAGCGAGTTGATGCGGGTTCTCAACCGGGAAGGAATCCAGATCGCCCGGCGGACCGTCGCCAAATACCGCGACGAGCTGTCGATCCCCTCTTCCACCGAGCGAAAGAAGATTTTCTAG
- a CDS encoding acetyl-CoA carboxylase carboxyltransferase subunit alpha, translated as MQPLAASFEDPLLDLRQRIDELEAMPGHDKELDRLRNQLKKATKDVYGKLNRWQKTQVARHPDRPYTLDYVEHLLTDWMEVHGDRAFSDDAAIVAGFGTFRGRSVAVVGHEKGRDTKERIRRNFGQPRPEGYRKALRVMRLAEKFGLPVLTLIDTAGAYPGIGAEERGQAEAIARNLIEMASLKVPILATITGEGGSGGALALGVGDRVAMLEYAIYSVISPEGCAAILWKDQNKKPEAAEALKVTAPDLLALGVVDEVVEEPIGGAHTDPADACRRVGDMLERSLDEVSALSVDERLDQRYQRFRKLGHFTED; from the coding sequence ATGCAGCCCCTCGCCGCTTCCTTCGAAGACCCCTTGCTCGATCTGCGTCAGCGGATCGACGAACTCGAGGCCATGCCCGGCCACGACAAGGAACTGGACCGCCTGCGAAACCAGCTCAAGAAGGCGACCAAGGACGTCTACGGCAAGCTCAATCGCTGGCAGAAGACGCAGGTGGCGCGGCATCCGGACCGGCCGTATACCCTCGACTACGTCGAACATCTGCTGACCGACTGGATGGAAGTCCACGGCGACCGCGCGTTCTCCGACGACGCGGCCATCGTCGCCGGCTTCGGCACCTTCCGGGGACGCTCCGTGGCGGTGGTCGGGCACGAGAAAGGGCGCGACACCAAGGAGCGCATCCGGCGCAATTTCGGCCAGCCGCGGCCGGAGGGCTACCGCAAGGCGCTGCGGGTGATGCGCCTGGCGGAAAAGTTCGGCCTGCCGGTGCTGACCCTGATCGACACCGCCGGCGCCTACCCGGGCATCGGCGCCGAGGAGCGCGGCCAGGCGGAAGCCATCGCCCGCAACCTGATCGAGATGGCCAGCCTCAAGGTGCCCATCCTCGCCACCATCACCGGCGAGGGCGGCAGCGGCGGTGCCCTGGCCCTCGGGGTGGGCGATCGGGTGGCGATGCTCGAATACGCCATCTATTCGGTGATCTCGCCGGAAGGCTGCGCCGCCATCCTGTGGAAGGACCAAAACAAGAAGCCCGAGGCCGCCGAGGCCCTGAAGGTGACGGCGCCGGATCTGCTGGCCCTGGGGGTGGTGGACGAGGTGGTCGAAGAACCCATCGGCGGCGCCCACACGGATCCGGCGGATGCCTGCCGGCGGGTGGGGGACATGCTGGAGCGATCCCTCGACGAGGTGTCGGCCCTGTCCGTCGATGAAAGGCTCGACCAGCGCTACCAGCGCTTCCGTAAGCTAGGTCATTTCACCGAAGACTAA